From the Thermococcus sp. M36 genome, the window ACCGCCGCTATAAAGGCAAAGCCTATCACGTAGAGCCTCCTCTTGGATATTTCCCTGACGGAAATGGCTATGAGGAGCATCGTATATATGACGAACGTGCATGGGTTTATCGAGTCGCTCATCGCGAGGGCAAAGAACTTGGGGAGGAAATCAACCATGCCCAGTGCCCACAGGGTAAGGGAGCTGACCCCAAAGGACGCCAGAAGGATAACGGCGAGCCCTTTGACCTCCGTCCTCAATCCACCCACCACCGTATAAAAATAGGGGTGCGTCAGCCGCCCTCCGGCATCCTGTGCTCAACGTAGATCGCGTAGAGCTTGTCTATAACCGATTTGTCCTTTATAATGTACGCTTGGCCCCCTACAAAGAGCACCATGCCATCGTTGTCCATGGCTGCTTTGATTATCCTGGGGGTCGCAGAGACGTTGTACTCCCCCTCTATTATGGCGTAGAGTGTTCCGTTGTACGTTATCGCTATTGCAGGAACCCCACCTATCCCAGTGTACTTATACTGCTCGCTGAACAGTTTGGTGTTCTCCTCGTTGTCGAGCAGCTCATAGTACACCAGGTGATCCGCACCGTACTCTTTTGGTATCTCCTCCTTCATCTTCTGACAGTGGGGGCAGGTCCTCATGCCGTACATGTAGAAGTACACCTCACCGAGGTATATCTTTGTCCCGTTCACGATGACGTACTCCTTGTCACCCATCTGAGTGGTTTGTGGAGTCTGTGTCGCCGGAGGTGCTGTCTCTGTAGCTGAATCCCCACTAGAGATGCATCCCGATGCAAATCCCACCAGAACTATGAGCAGAACAACCAGTCCAATTTTTCTCATACAATCACCGGGTATAACTTGTGCGTCGGGTTATAAAACCTTACCTTTCGGCCGGAGCACGACAGAACGCTTAAATCCTCCGTCATCAAAGATAACCCGGGGATTATCATGCAGGAGTGGTACCGCTCACGGGGCCTTTATGAGGCCGTACTGAAGCTAGTAGATTCGGGGAGGATAGAAGATGCGCTTTCCATGACAGAAGAAATCCCCGACAGGGTCATAAGGTTCAAAGCGTTCTCCCACATAGCAGTGGAAGTCGCCAAGATGGGAAAGAACTTTTCGGAACCCCTGGAGATGGCAGTAAAGGCAGCCCTCGACATAGACAGCAAGGAAGAGAGCACAAAAGCCCTCATGAGCCTGGCGTTTGAGTTTCTCAACATGGACAACCCGGAGGAAGCCCTCCGCATAGCAGGCTACATAACTGACCTCCCAAATAAGTCAAAAGTTGAAGCGGAGGTTGCCCTTGCACTCGCCAAGAGGGGGAATGTGGCAGAGGCTATGGAGATAATCAACGGAATAATGGATGATGACGTCAAAACGTGGGCCATGTCGAGGCTCGCGAGCCAGCTTTAGCTCAGGCCTGTTTATTTTCCCATTAGGGTAGGGCTATTTTGACACAAAACCATCCACAACGCTTTTTTAGCTTCCTTCGTCTCCCGTCCGGGTGAGGAACATGAACGGCGGAGCAATAATAGGACTCATAGGAATGCTTCTCCTAGTGAGCTCATGGGTGCCCCAGACATGGGAGACCATAAAAACGAGGAAGTGCCCCCTGAACATGCAGTTCATCATAATCTACGTGACCGCATCAACGCTGCTGACGATATACTCCTACCTCATAGGTGACTGGATATTCTTCGCCCTGAACTTCCTCGCGGCGTTCCAGAGCGCTGTGAACCTCGTAGTAAAACTGAGAGAGAAGTGACTCACTCCCTCCCGTAGAGGCCCACCAGCTCGCCCGTCTGGATAACGTGGCCTTCCATGGCCCTCTCCAGTTCTTTTCTTGTCGCTCCCGGATCGAGCTCAAGGACTGTGTCCAGCGCATAGACCCTGAAGTGGTAGTGGTGGACGCCATGTCCACGCGGCGGACACGGCCCGCCGTAACCTATCTTCCCGAAGTCGTTTCTGCCCTGAACCATTCTGATGGGAGCCTCAACCACGCCCCTCTGGGGGACACCCTTTGGAATCTCGCCGAGCGGCGGGATGTTCCAAGCTATCCAGTGGGTGAACGTTCCTCCCGGAGCGTCAGGGTCGTCCATGATGCTGGCCAGGCTTTTGGCCTTGGGGTCTATGTGGCCGATGAAAATGGGAGGATTGACGTTCTCACCGTCGCAGGTGAACTCAACGGGTATGGACTCCCCGTTGTGAAATATCGAACCGATCTCCAAATCCATACTAACCCCTCCTTCGGGCTTTTCATGGGACGTGCACCCAGCGGCGAAGGTCCCAAAAATCAAAACCAGCACTACCGCGAATTCCTTCATATGAATAATTCAGTTTTCAAACGTAAAAATATTTCGGCCTTAGACTTTATTAAGTTCAAAGGCAAAGGAGAAGTCGGTGATGCGTGTGGAGCTGACCGGGAAGGTTGCCCTAGTTACCGGCGGCGGAAGGGGAATAGGAAGGGCAATAGCACTTGCCCTCGCAGCGAAGGGGGCAAACGTTGCCGTAAACTACGCCCACAGCAGGGAGAAGGCGGAAGAGACCGCGGAGCTCTGCCGTTCCTACGGGGTTGATGCGATTGCCGTAAAGGCCGACGTGAGCGACAGGGAAGAGGTCAGAAAGATGGTCGAAGAGATCATCAACCACTTCGGGAGGATAGACATCCTTGTTAACAACGCCGGAATCCTTGGAAAAGCCCTGAAGCCGATGGAGGTCACCGACGATGACTGGGACGCGGTTCTCGGCGTTAACCTCAAGGGAGCCTTCATCGTCACTCAGGAAGTCCTCAGATACATGAAGAAGGGAAAGATAGTCAACATAGCCTCGATAGCGGGCAAGGACGGCGGAACCGTGGGGCCGCACTACGCGGCATCGAAGGGCGGACTGATAGCCCTCACATTTAACCTCGCGAGGCACCTTGCACCGGATATTCTCGTCAACGCAGTCGCCCCCGGGCCAGTTGATACCGAGCTGATAAGCCCTGAGATAAAGGAGAGGCTCCGCTCGCTCTCGCTGACTGGGGGGATAGCCAAACCGGAGGAGATAGCCCACACGGTGATTTTCCTCCTCGAAAACGACCACATAACGGGTGAGGTGATAGACGTCAACGGTGGCAGGCTGATGGATTAATTTTTAAGCTCCGGCTCCATTTTTTCTTGATGCCCCATGAAGGTGCTGTGGGAGAAGGAAATTCCAGCGGATGAGATAACCGTCTCCCCCAGACCGGTCTGGAAGTGCCGCTCCTGCCCCATGTACGGCAAGAGGCCGAGCTGTCCGCCCCACGTCCCGGACTGGCGGGAGACCAGAGAGTGGGTTGCTGCCTTCAAAAAGGCGCTGATAGTGAAGTTCGAGATAGATATGGAACACTTTGAGAGAGATAAGCGGGAAGCCCTTCTGTACCTCCTGAAAAAGGAGGAAGAACTCTTCCGGGAGGGAAAGATGTACGCGACAGCCCTATTCCCCGGCAACTGCAACCTCTGCGACGACTGCCCATTTGAGAGAGGAGAGCCGTGCAGGATGCCGACCAAGGTCAGATCAAGCATAGACGCGGTGGGTATTGAGATTGGGAGACTCGTGAAAATTGACTTCTCCGAAAGCGTTTTGTACGGGATGGTGCTAGTTGAGTGAGGAGCACAAAGGCGGCGCACCGCCCGCAGTGCCGGAGGAATAGCGATGGTGAGCCCCAGGAAGATAGCGTACGTTACCCTGCTGGGCCGCTCTGAGTGGGCCCTCGTGAACACATACTACGCGGTCGTTTCAAGGGGAAGAAAGCCGAACAAGGTCTTCATATTCACGGAAGAGACGTACCGCAAAAAGCTCCCCAGAGTTGTGGAGGCATTAAAGGCAATCTCGCAGGCCTACAACTTCACCCCCGAAATTGAGGCTGTCGTGATTCCAGACAACAGCTTTCTTGAGGCTGACAGAAAGTTCAAAAAACTCTTCCAGAGCCTTGAGCGGGAAGGGTACACCATCGGCCTGGACATAACATCCGGACGGAAGGCCCTTGCCACCGCCGCGGTGGTCCAACTCAGGGAGTTCCCGGTGGACAGGATAATATACATGGCTCTCCTCGACATGGACTTCCCGGACAGGCCCTACATGATGATACCCGCCCACATGCAACGCCTCAAGAACTTCCTTGGTGATGGTGATGCGCCCCGCCAGTGAGGTAATTGAAAAGCCCGAACTCCAGATCCTCATGAACGTCCTCGGGGAGATAGAGGTGAGCTATCCCCTCTACGAGCTGCCCCTTATAAGGGCACGTCCCTCGGAAACAGGCTACATCATTGATGTGGTCGCCAGGAGGAGAGAGTTCAACGAGAAGGTTCCGGAACACCTTTCAAACGAGCTGCCGACGTACACTGACTTCTACGGGTGCTTCATGTCCTCTGGGATAATACGCTACGACAACCTGGACGAGTTCCTGCAGAACCTTGAGCTTTACGAGAGGCTGAAAAAGGGCGTCGCCTTTGCCCCAGACACGAACATTTTCTACCACCGCTTTGTATCGTCCTTCCGGCCGCTCGACGGCTACCAGATAGTCGTCGCCGAGGGCGTCAAGAAGGAGATAGAGAACGCGATGAACTACAAGTACAGGAACAAACAGCTGGAGGAGATATGGAGAGAGGTCAGAAACGCCTCGCTCCTGCGGGAGTTCAACAACAGGAGAGCAAAGAAGAGCAGAAAGGCGGCATACATAGCCCTAAAGGAGTTCGAGGCCCTCAAGAGCAGGATAATCATAGCGGAGAGCGTCAAGGAACCGGCCCACAACAACGACGAGATAATTGTCAAAAGCCTAAGGCAATACGACAAAATGACCCCAACCCTCCTCGTCTTCCTGACGGCGGACATAGCGGTAACGGACGTGGCGGAGATGGAGGGCCTTGAGTACTTCCTCTTCAGATACCCACGGGAGAGGCCTGGAAAACACGACGTTACCGCTTACCAGCTCAGGACGCTCCTCTTCAACCTTGCGGCGGTGTTTGGAGTCATAGAGATAAACGGGATACTCGTCTTCGGCGAGTTTGGAGGCAAGCAGGGACTAAACGAGCTGAAGCTGGTCTTCCCGGTGGAGAACAGAATTTACCATGAGTTCGAGTTCCATCTAAAGCTGTCGAGAAAGCTGATTAGGATAATGAACGACTAAGCCTTCAGTTTGAATTTCACGAAAAGGACCGTCAGCTCAAGTATGAACATGAACAGGGCCAGTAACTCCGCAAGAGCCTGGTGGATGGGCATGAGAACAACCGACATCGAGATGCCAAGTGCAATCAGCTCCTCTCCGTCCTTACTCTCGCCGCCGTATCTGTACTCAAGGGCAAAGGTCAGCCAGCCAAGGGTTACTATTATCAGCGGTGTTTCTCTGAGGTCCATGAAGAGATACAAAACCCCAATGGCAAGGAAAGGGAGGGCAAAAAAGAGGCGCCTCATACTACCACCCAAATGAAAGTCGGAAAGAAATTTAAAAATTTTACTGCAGCATCCCCTCAAGCTTCTCGACAAACTCGGTGCTCCTCCTGAGGTCGGCGAAGTACTCTTTAGCCTTCTCAACGTGCTCCTTCTCCACCCTTCCCCCCTTAGCGAGGACGCTCGCCGGGGCGAGGAGCTGAACAGCGTAGCGCAGGCTGGTTTTCTCCCCGAGCTCCGCGAGGTACTCAATGGCATCCTTGCTGACCTCAATCTTCTCCTCCTTCGCGCGGATCTTGACTATCTCGCGAATTTCCTCCTTCCTGTAAGGCTCGGTGTTGATTATGAGCAGTCTGTCGAGCATGTCTATTGGCATTCCGTGAGGCGCTTCAAGGTCGGTTCCCCTGATCTTCGTCCTTCCGCGGTTGGTTGCTAAGATGAGTATCGGCGCCAGCTCGCTCTCCATGGCCCTCGCGAGGAAGGAGAACGCCTCGATATCAAGCATGTGAACCTCGTCAATGAAGAGCACGCCCGGAACGAGGGTGGCTTTACCCTCCTCGATCCACTGCTTCACTGTCTCGTCAACCCTCTGCCTTATCTCGTCGCTTATCTCAGCACCGGTGCTGAAGAGCAGGCCGAAGATGTTGCCCCTCGCGTTCGCCACGTCGAGGTCGTGAAGCGTAACCGTGTAGGTGAACTCCTTTATCTTGAGCACCGGACCGCTCGGAAGGTTGACCTTCCTCTTGAAGAACAGCCCTTCATCCTCCTTGGTAGTCCCAACCTTCGAAACCCTCCCGGTTTCGGCATCGATCTGTATCACGTCTCCCTCCTCGACACCGAGCTCCATGAGCTGGTAGGCTATCTCCTTGCCGGCCCTGATGGTCTTCTCGTCGTCCTTGGTGCGGAGGGTTATGAGGACACTCTCCGGTATCTCAACGTAGGGGTTGAACGGGTGTCTCGTCTTGTTTATCTTAACCTCCCTGACCTCACCCTCGTAGACCTTTCTTTCCTCGCTGATTCTAACGCCAATGGCCCTCCTGAGGGCCTCTTTCAGAAATTCGGTCTTCTTTATCTCGGCAGAATAAATCTCGCTTCCCGCTATCTGGACAAATGGGACATCCTCACCAAGTTCTCTCGCTATCCCCATGGCTATGGCGGTCTTACCGGTGCCAGTCGGGCCGACGAGGAGT encodes:
- a CDS encoding glutaredoxin domain-containing protein, encoding MRKIGLVVLLIVLVGFASGCISSGDSATETAPPATQTPQTTQMGDKEYVIVNGTKIYLGEVYFYMYGMRTCPHCQKMKEEIPKEYGADHLVYYELLDNEENTKLFSEQYKYTGIGGVPAIAITYNGTLYAIIEGEYNVSATPRIIKAAMDNDGMVLFVGGQAYIIKDKSVIDKLYAIYVEHRMPEGG
- a CDS encoding YbhB/YbcL family Raf kinase inhibitor-like protein, with translation MDLEIGSIFHNGESIPVEFTCDGENVNPPIFIGHIDPKAKSLASIMDDPDAPGGTFTHWIAWNIPPLGEIPKGVPQRGVVEAPIRMVQGRNDFGKIGYGGPCPPRGHGVHHYHFRVYALDTVLELDPGATRKELERAMEGHVIQTGELVGLYGRE
- a CDS encoding SDR family NAD(P)-dependent oxidoreductase produces the protein MRVELTGKVALVTGGGRGIGRAIALALAAKGANVAVNYAHSREKAEETAELCRSYGVDAIAVKADVSDREEVRKMVEEIINHFGRIDILVNNAGILGKALKPMEVTDDDWDAVLGVNLKGAFIVTQEVLRYMKKGKIVNIASIAGKDGGTVGPHYAASKGGLIALTFNLARHLAPDILVNAVAPGPVDTELISPEIKERLRSLSLTGGIAKPEEIAHTVIFLLENDHITGEVIDVNGGRLMD
- a CDS encoding DUF2284 domain-containing protein, with the protein product MKVLWEKEIPADEITVSPRPVWKCRSCPMYGKRPSCPPHVPDWRETREWVAAFKKALIVKFEIDMEHFERDKREALLYLLKKEEELFREGKMYATALFPGNCNLCDDCPFERGEPCRMPTKVRSSIDAVGIEIGRLVKIDFSESVLYGMVLVE
- a CDS encoding PIN domain-containing protein, coding for MRPASEVIEKPELQILMNVLGEIEVSYPLYELPLIRARPSETGYIIDVVARRREFNEKVPEHLSNELPTYTDFYGCFMSSGIIRYDNLDEFLQNLELYERLKKGVAFAPDTNIFYHRFVSSFRPLDGYQIVVAEGVKKEIENAMNYKYRNKQLEEIWREVRNASLLREFNNRRAKKSRKAAYIALKEFEALKSRIIIAESVKEPAHNNDEIIVKSLRQYDKMTPTLLVFLTADIAVTDVAEMEGLEYFLFRYPRERPGKHDVTAYQLRTLLFNLAAVFGVIEINGILVFGEFGGKQGLNELKLVFPVENRIYHEFEFHLKLSRKLIRIMND
- a CDS encoding RuvB-like helicase, with translation MPVIEEVTAPKSFERVGSHSHIKGLGLDENGKALFMADGMVGQVKAREAAGIAVELIKRGKLAGKGILLVGPTGTGKTAIAMGIARELGEDVPFVQIAGSEIYSAEIKKTEFLKEALRRAIGVRISEERKVYEGEVREVKINKTRHPFNPYVEIPESVLITLRTKDDEKTIRAGKEIAYQLMELGVEEGDVIQIDAETGRVSKVGTTKEDEGLFFKRKVNLPSGPVLKIKEFTYTVTLHDLDVANARGNIFGLLFSTGAEISDEIRQRVDETVKQWIEEGKATLVPGVLFIDEVHMLDIEAFSFLARAMESELAPILILATNRGRTKIRGTDLEAPHGMPIDMLDRLLIINTEPYRKEEIREIVKIRAKEEKIEVSKDAIEYLAELGEKTSLRYAVQLLAPASVLAKGGRVEKEHVEKAKEYFADLRRSTEFVEKLEGMLQ